In one window of Duganella dendranthematis DNA:
- a CDS encoding NAD(P)/FAD-dependent oxidoreductase, with the protein MLRLNEVKLPLDHSAEQLPAAILARLAIPAADLRGFTIYKRSYDARKKSAIVLIYSLDVDVVNEAEVLQRLHHDVHLMPSPDTGYKYVADGQALAAHPDFQRPVVIGIGPCGLLAALILAQMGLRPIILERGKIVRERTVDTFGFWRQRKLNPESNVQFGEGGAGTFSDGKLYSQIKDPKHYGRKVLNEFVKAGAPEEIIYVSKPHIGTFRLVKMVESMRENIEALGGEYRFNSKVTDIDIEETADGRQVRGVMLESGEKIVTNHVVLAIGHSARDTFEMLYERGVYIEAKPFSIGFRVEHPQSLIDTCRFGPNAGHPILGAADYKLVHHASNGRAVYSFCMCPGGTVVAAASEPGRVVTNGMSQYSRNERNANSAIVVSISPEVDYPGHPLAGVAFQRDLEEKAFHLGGGTYNAPGQLMGDFVAGRASTDFGAVVPSYKPGITLTDLAQILPEFAVTALREAFPAFDKQLKGYFKHDAVLTGLETRTSSPIRIKRRDDTLQSLNTKGLFPAGEGAGYAGGILSAGVDGIKVAEAVALSLAAQQA; encoded by the coding sequence ATGCTGCGTTTAAACGAAGTCAAACTCCCGCTCGACCACAGCGCGGAGCAACTGCCGGCCGCCATCCTGGCGCGCCTGGCCATCCCGGCCGCCGACCTGCGCGGCTTCACCATCTACAAGCGCAGCTACGACGCGCGCAAGAAATCCGCCATCGTCCTGATCTATTCGCTGGATGTGGATGTGGTCAATGAAGCCGAGGTCTTGCAGCGCCTGCACCACGATGTGCACCTGATGCCGTCGCCGGACACCGGCTACAAATACGTCGCCGACGGCCAGGCGCTGGCCGCGCACCCGGATTTCCAGCGGCCGGTGGTGATCGGCATCGGCCCGTGCGGCCTGCTGGCGGCGCTGATCCTGGCCCAGATGGGCCTGCGTCCCATCATCCTCGAACGCGGCAAGATCGTCCGCGAACGCACGGTCGACACCTTCGGTTTCTGGCGCCAGCGCAAGCTCAATCCGGAGTCCAACGTGCAGTTCGGTGAAGGCGGCGCCGGCACCTTCTCCGACGGCAAGCTGTACAGCCAGATCAAGGACCCGAAGCACTACGGCCGCAAGGTGCTCAACGAGTTCGTCAAGGCCGGTGCGCCGGAAGAAATCATCTACGTCAGCAAGCCGCACATCGGCACGTTCCGGCTGGTGAAAATGGTCGAATCGATGCGCGAAAACATCGAGGCGCTGGGCGGCGAATACCGCTTTAACAGCAAGGTCACCGACATCGACATCGAAGAAACCGCCGATGGCCGCCAGGTGCGCGGCGTGATGCTGGAAAGCGGCGAGAAAATCGTCACCAACCATGTGGTGCTGGCGATCGGCCACAGCGCGCGCGACACCTTTGAAATGTTGTACGAACGCGGCGTCTACATTGAAGCGAAGCCGTTCTCGATCGGCTTCCGCGTCGAGCACCCGCAGTCGCTGATCGACACCTGCCGCTTCGGCCCCAACGCCGGCCATCCGATCCTCGGCGCCGCCGACTACAAGCTGGTGCACCATGCGTCCAACGGCCGCGCGGTGTACAGCTTCTGCATGTGCCCGGGCGGCACGGTGGTGGCGGCGGCGTCCGAGCCGGGCCGCGTGGTCACCAACGGCATGAGCCAGTATTCGCGCAACGAGCGCAACGCCAACAGCGCCATCGTGGTCAGCATTTCGCCGGAAGTCGACTATCCGGGCCACCCGCTGGCCGGCGTCGCCTTCCAGCGTGACCTCGAAGAAAAAGCCTTCCACCTGGGCGGCGGCACCTACAATGCGCCGGGGCAGCTGATGGGCGATTTCGTCGCCGGCCGCGCCTCGACCGACTTCGGCGCCGTGGTGCCGTCGTACAAGCCGGGCATCACGCTGACCGACCTGGCGCAGATCCTGCCGGAATTCGCCGTGACGGCGCTGCGCGAAGCCTTCCCGGCGTTCGACAAGCAGCTCAAGGGCTACTTCAAGCATGACGCCGTGCTGACCGGACTGGAGACGCGCACCTCGTCGCCGATCCGCATCAAGCGCCGCGACGACACGCTGCAAAGCCTGAACACCAAGGGCCTGTTCCCGGCCGGCGAAGGCGCCGGTTACGCGGGCGGCATCCTGTCAGCCGGCGTCGATGGCATCAAGGTGGCGGAAGCGGTAGCGCTGTCGCTGGCCGCGCAGCAAGCCTGA
- a CDS encoding 16S rRNA (uracil(1498)-N(3))-methyltransferase, with protein MPRFYVSQPLAIGQLVALPEAVAHHVQVLRLAQGDLITLFNGDGGEYTASLSELARRSASADIKAHTAREAELPFAVTLAQALPEGSKMEWIIEKAIELGVSGFQPLAAQRCVVRLSAERAEKKLEHWRGIIVSASEQSGRNRLAQLAPPQDYKQWITQQDMHRRIILTPRAEQSLADWARHQPPQAVTLVVGPEGGLSEQEEDLALRHGALPLAMGPRILRTETAALAAVSVLSAAWGGLA; from the coding sequence ATGCCCCGCTTTTATGTCTCCCAGCCGCTGGCCATCGGCCAACTGGTCGCCCTGCCCGAGGCGGTCGCCCACCATGTGCAGGTGCTACGCCTGGCCCAGGGCGATCTGATTACCCTGTTCAACGGCGACGGCGGCGAGTACACCGCCAGCCTCAGCGAACTGGCTCGCCGCAGCGCCAGCGCCGACATCAAGGCCCACACCGCGCGCGAGGCTGAACTGCCGTTTGCCGTCACCTTGGCGCAGGCCCTGCCCGAGGGCAGCAAAATGGAATGGATTATCGAAAAAGCCATCGAACTGGGCGTCTCCGGCTTCCAGCCGCTGGCGGCGCAGCGCTGCGTGGTGCGGCTGTCGGCCGAGCGCGCGGAAAAGAAGCTGGAGCACTGGCGCGGCATCATTGTCTCGGCCTCTGAGCAGAGTGGCCGCAACCGGCTAGCCCAGCTGGCCCCGCCGCAGGACTATAAACAGTGGATCACCCAGCAGGACATGCACCGCCGCATCATCCTGACGCCGCGCGCCGAACAGTCGCTGGCCGACTGGGCGCGTCACCAGCCGCCGCAGGCGGTGACGCTGGTGGTCGGTCCCGAAGGTGGCCTCAGCGAGCAAGAGGAAGACCTGGCGCTGCGCCACGGCGCGCTGCCGCTGGCCATGGGGCCGCGCATCCTGCGCACCGAAACGGCGGCGCTGGCGGCGGTGTCGGTGCTGAGCGCGGCCTGGGGCGGTCTGGCCTGA
- a CDS encoding TonB-dependent receptor, whose amino-acid sequence MAQSNASGNIFGQIDSPSGASIQVENKETGLKRTALPESGGRFQLSALPVGRYTVQLIRDGKAVQTTEVEVQIGQGVDASFTAAVQAVQVTGRRSRIDVSSTNSGATFTAKELAKLPITPSVASIIQLAPNTTRGDSRYGDGNAPSFGGSAASENAFYINGFPVTNVLFQVGTSELPFGAIGQAQVLTGGFGAEFGRSTGGVINISTKSGTNTWEVGGSVSTEPNSLRAKAKNIYYGKNGQATDGKLYTWNQDNTRDSTIANVFVGGPIIKDKLFLYANLERTKTDMDNTRVNADSATAALTGWEERRDTINRGLVKVDWNINDNHRLEATYITDDPKSERSYYGFNYTPDTAGYLTHGSTKNGGAHYESYGPTPVAARVGADIRILNYTGNLSDDVTVTAMIGGSTTRHVFTPFNYNPNVFQVSAPAAARIPGFNYTTTQTTSGSILTDGAQDKQKVMNLNLQYKVGDHTVRAGMDQNKISSVAGTSRAGGGLWVYAIATNPNLPINGSVPAPASNGGYGTQGYYVSRNLTSGVSTPSVDQDAQYIEDTWQVTPKIILKGGLRNEQFTNFNGDGQAYISMRHQLAPRLGATWDALGDSSLKVFGNLGRYHLQMPTNVAVRAAGASLNTQQYYTYTGTDPVTGAPTGLTPLGSLFSANNEFGQSKDPRQVAAQNMDSLYQDELILGFERAYSANLNFGAKLTYRKLKSTIDDFCDQRPFDKYAAEHGIENHFVFGCALFNPGKDNDFLVDYAGDGVKLTNVHLTAAELGYPEVKRSYAALDLFAEHPLRNGWYGKINYTLSRNSGNTEGQTRSDSGQADVSTTAVFDYPELTLNSDGLLPNDRKHQLKAYGFYQFTDELSVGGNLLVASGRPKNCIGNLPDSYYTAGNPATDYGSEFFFCNGEAAPRGSRGRMPWDTRLDLNVAYQPRLVKGLVLKADVFNVFNRQTAQNQTESYNTGKAVNALYGNVISYTAPRSIKLTAEYNYKF is encoded by the coding sequence ATGGCGCAGTCCAATGCTTCCGGTAACATTTTCGGTCAGATCGACTCGCCGTCCGGCGCCTCGATCCAGGTTGAAAACAAGGAAACCGGCCTGAAGCGTACGGCGCTGCCGGAATCGGGCGGCCGCTTCCAATTGTCGGCGCTGCCAGTCGGCCGCTACACCGTGCAACTGATCCGCGACGGCAAGGCCGTGCAAACCACCGAAGTCGAGGTACAGATCGGCCAGGGCGTGGACGCGTCGTTTACCGCCGCTGTGCAAGCAGTGCAGGTGACCGGCCGCCGCAGCCGTATCGACGTGTCCAGCACCAACAGTGGCGCGACCTTCACTGCCAAGGAACTGGCCAAGCTGCCAATCACCCCGTCGGTGGCGTCGATCATCCAGCTGGCGCCGAACACCACCCGTGGCGACTCCCGCTACGGCGACGGCAACGCGCCAAGCTTCGGCGGTTCGGCGGCATCGGAAAACGCCTTCTACATCAACGGTTTCCCTGTCACTAACGTGCTGTTCCAGGTCGGTACCTCCGAGCTGCCGTTCGGCGCGATCGGCCAGGCACAAGTGCTGACCGGCGGCTTCGGCGCGGAATTCGGCCGTTCGACCGGCGGCGTGATCAACATCTCGACCAAGAGCGGCACCAACACCTGGGAAGTGGGCGGCAGCGTCAGTACCGAGCCGAACTCGTTGCGTGCGAAAGCCAAGAACATCTACTATGGTAAAAACGGCCAGGCCACCGATGGCAAGCTGTACACCTGGAACCAGGACAACACCCGCGACAGCACCATCGCCAACGTGTTTGTCGGCGGCCCGATCATCAAGGACAAGCTGTTCCTCTACGCCAACCTTGAGCGCACCAAGACCGACATGGACAACACCCGCGTCAATGCGGACAGCGCGACGGCAGCCCTGACCGGTTGGGAAGAGCGGCGCGACACCATCAACCGCGGCCTGGTCAAAGTCGACTGGAACATCAACGACAACCACCGCCTGGAAGCGACGTACATCACCGACGATCCGAAGTCGGAACGTTCGTACTACGGCTTCAACTACACGCCGGACACCGCCGGCTATCTGACACATGGCAGCACCAAGAATGGCGGTGCGCACTATGAAAGCTATGGTCCGACCCCGGTGGCGGCCCGCGTCGGCGCCGACATCCGTATCCTGAACTACACCGGCAATCTGTCCGACGATGTGACGGTAACCGCCATGATCGGCGGCAGCACCACCCGTCACGTGTTTACGCCGTTTAATTACAACCCGAATGTGTTCCAGGTGTCGGCCCCGGCCGCCGCCCGCATTCCTGGCTTCAACTACACCACCACCCAGACCACCTCGGGCAGCATCCTGACCGACGGCGCGCAAGACAAGCAGAAGGTGATGAACCTTAACCTGCAATACAAGGTTGGCGATCACACCGTCCGCGCCGGTATGGACCAGAACAAGATCAGCTCGGTGGCCGGTACCAGCCGCGCCGGCGGCGGTCTGTGGGTCTACGCGATTGCCACCAACCCGAACCTGCCGATCAATGGTTCCGTGCCTGCGCCTGCCAGCAACGGCGGCTACGGCACCCAGGGCTACTATGTGAGCCGCAACCTGACCTCGGGCGTATCGACGCCGTCGGTCGACCAGGATGCGCAATACATCGAGGATACCTGGCAAGTCACGCCGAAGATCATCCTGAAGGGCGGCCTGCGCAATGAGCAGTTCACCAACTTCAACGGCGACGGCCAGGCGTACATCTCGATGCGTCACCAGTTGGCCCCGCGTCTGGGCGCTACCTGGGATGCGCTGGGTGATTCGTCGCTGAAAGTGTTCGGGAATCTTGGTCGCTATCACCTGCAAATGCCGACCAACGTGGCGGTCCGTGCAGCTGGCGCTTCGCTGAATACCCAACAGTACTACACCTACACCGGTACCGATCCAGTGACCGGTGCGCCGACCGGCCTGACGCCACTGGGCAGCCTGTTCTCCGCCAACAACGAGTTCGGCCAGTCGAAAGACCCGCGCCAGGTAGCGGCCCAGAACATGGACTCGCTGTATCAGGATGAGCTGATCCTGGGCTTTGAGCGTGCCTACTCGGCTAACCTGAACTTCGGCGCCAAGCTGACCTACCGCAAACTGAAATCGACCATCGATGACTTCTGCGACCAGCGTCCGTTCGACAAGTATGCTGCCGAGCACGGTATCGAAAATCATTTCGTATTCGGTTGCGCACTGTTCAATCCAGGCAAGGACAACGACTTCCTGGTCGACTACGCTGGCGATGGCGTGAAACTGACCAATGTGCACCTGACCGCTGCCGAGCTGGGCTATCCAGAAGTCAAGCGTAGCTATGCCGCGCTGGACCTGTTTGCCGAGCACCCGCTGCGTAACGGCTGGTACGGCAAGATCAACTACACGCTGTCGCGCAACTCCGGCAACACGGAAGGCCAGACCCGTTCCGATTCGGGCCAGGCTGATGTGTCGACCACCGCCGTGTTCGACTATCCAGAGCTGACCCTGAACTCGGACGGCCTGCTGCCTAACGATCGCAAGCATCAGCTGAAGGCGTATGGCTTCTACCAGTTCACCGATGAACTGAGCGTTGGCGGCAATCTGCTGGTCGCTTCCGGTCGTCCGAAGAACTGCATCGGCAACCTGCCTGACTCGTACTACACCGCAGGCAACCCGGCAACGGATTACGGCTCGGAGTTCTTCTTCTGCAACGGCGAAGCTGCACCACGCGGTTCCCGTGGCCGTATGCCTTGGGACACTCGTCTGGATCTGAACGTGGCCTACCAGCCGCGCCTGGTCAAGGGCCTGGTACTGAAGGCTGACGTGTTCAACGTCTTCAACCGTCAGACCGCGCAGAACCAGACCGAGTCGTACAACACCGGCAAGGCAGTCAACGCCCTGTACGGCAACGTCATCAGCTACACCGCGCCCCGCTCGATCAAGCTGACTGCGGAGTACAACTACAAGTTCTAA
- the tkt gene encoding transketolase translates to MTFTLPHPQKANAIRALAMDAVQKANSGHPGMPMGMAEIAVALWSGHYSHNPANPKWVNRDRFLLSNGHGSMLHYALLHLSGYAVTMDDIQSFRQMHSKTPGHPEVGYTPGVETTTGPLGQGLANAVGMALAEWLLASEFNKPGLDVVDHYTYAFVGDGCLMEGISHEACALAGTLGLKKLIALYDDNGISIDGKVEGWFTDDTPARFEAYGWNVIRAVDGHDVAAVSAAIEAAKKADKPTLICCKTIIGKGSPNLQGGDKVHGAALGDKEVAAVREYIGWTSAPFEVPTDVYAAWDFKSAGAKLEADWSAKFAEYSAKYPQEAAELSRRMAGELPGNFDATLAAGIAATVEKKENIATRKASQNAIQALAPVLPEFLGGSADLTGSNLTNWKEITPVRSGQPGNHINYGVREFGMSAIMNGVALHGGYIPFGATFLTFADYSRNALRMAALMKQRSIFVFTHDSIGLGEDGPTHQSVEHVSSLRLIPNLDNWRPCDTTESMVAWGAAVKRKDGPSTLIFSRQNLPYQERSAEQIADIARGGYVLREAADAVITLIATGSEIELAQAAASALASEGIIARVVSMPSTDVFDRQEAAYKASVLVKGVPRVAIEAGVTDFWYKYVGLEGAVVGIDTFGESAPAGVLFKHFGFTVENVVAKVKAVIA, encoded by the coding sequence ATGACTTTTACGCTCCCACACCCACAAAAGGCTAACGCGATCCGCGCGCTGGCAATGGACGCCGTCCAGAAGGCCAATTCCGGCCACCCAGGCATGCCGATGGGCATGGCCGAAATCGCCGTTGCACTGTGGAGTGGCCATTACAGCCATAACCCGGCCAACCCGAAATGGGTGAACCGCGACCGCTTCCTGTTGTCGAACGGCCACGGTTCGATGCTGCACTATGCGCTGCTGCACCTGAGCGGCTACGCAGTGACCATGGACGACATCCAGTCGTTCCGCCAGATGCATTCGAAGACCCCGGGCCACCCGGAAGTCGGCTACACCCCGGGCGTGGAAACCACCACCGGTCCGCTGGGCCAGGGTCTGGCTAACGCGGTCGGCATGGCGTTGGCGGAATGGCTGCTGGCGAGCGAATTCAACAAGCCGGGCCTGGATGTGGTCGACCACTACACCTATGCCTTCGTCGGCGATGGCTGCCTGATGGAAGGCATCTCGCACGAAGCATGCGCGCTGGCCGGCACGCTGGGCCTGAAAAAACTGATCGCCTTGTACGATGACAACGGCATTTCGATCGACGGTAAAGTCGAAGGCTGGTTCACCGACGACACCCCGGCCCGTTTCGAGGCCTACGGCTGGAACGTGATCCGCGCCGTCGATGGCCATGACGTGGCCGCCGTATCGGCCGCCATCGAAGCCGCTAAAAAAGCGGACAAGCCAACCCTGATCTGCTGCAAAACCATCATCGGCAAGGGTTCGCCGAACCTGCAAGGCGGCGACAAGGTGCACGGCGCCGCGCTGGGCGACAAGGAAGTGGCGGCGGTGCGCGAATACATCGGCTGGACCTCGGCCCCGTTCGAAGTGCCGACCGACGTGTACGCAGCGTGGGACTTCAAATCGGCCGGCGCCAAGCTGGAAGCCGACTGGAGCGCCAAGTTCGCCGAATACAGCGCGAAATACCCGCAAGAAGCCGCAGAACTGAGCCGCCGCATGGCCGGCGAACTGCCAGGCAACTTCGACGCGACGCTGGCGGCCGGGATCGCCGCGACGGTCGAGAAGAAAGAAAACATCGCCACCCGCAAGGCCAGCCAGAACGCCATCCAGGCGCTGGCGCCGGTGCTGCCGGAATTTCTGGGCGGCTCGGCCGACCTGACCGGCTCCAACCTGACCAACTGGAAAGAAATCACCCCAGTGCGTTCCGGCCAGCCAGGCAACCATATTAATTACGGCGTGCGCGAATTCGGCATGTCGGCGATCATGAACGGCGTTGCCCTGCACGGTGGTTACATCCCGTTCGGCGCCACCTTCCTGACGTTTGCCGACTACAGCCGCAATGCGCTGCGCATGGCCGCGCTGATGAAACAGCGTTCGATCTTTGTGTTCACCCACGATTCGATCGGCCTGGGCGAAGACGGCCCGACCCACCAGTCGGTCGAGCACGTTTCGTCGCTGCGCCTGATTCCTAACCTGGACAACTGGCGTCCATGCGACACCACCGAATCGATGGTGGCGTGGGGCGCGGCGGTCAAGCGCAAGGATGGTCCTTCGACGCTGATTTTCTCGCGCCAGAACCTGCCATACCAGGAGCGTAGCGCCGAACAGATCGCCGATATCGCCCGTGGCGGCTACGTGCTGCGCGAAGCGGCCGACGCCGTGATCACGCTGATTGCCACCGGTTCGGAAATCGAACTGGCCCAGGCCGCCGCTTCGGCGCTGGCTTCGGAAGGCATCATCGCGCGCGTGGTGTCGATGCCGTCGACCGACGTGTTCGACCGCCAGGAAGCCGCCTACAAGGCCAGCGTGCTGGTCAAAGGCGTGCCCCGCGTAGCGATCGAAGCCGGCGTCACCGATTTCTGGTACAAGTACGTGGGTCTGGAAGGCGCCGTGGTCGGCATCGATACCTTCGGCGAATCGGCCCCGGCAGGCGTATTGTTCAAACACTTCGGCTTCACGGTGGAAAATGTCGTGGCAAAAGTCAAAGCGGTCATTGCTTAA
- the gap gene encoding type I glyceraldehyde-3-phosphate dehydrogenase, whose amino-acid sequence MTIKVAINGYGRIGRNVLRAFYEGGKKQDIQIVAINDLGDAKSNAHLTRYDTTHGKFPGTVEVDGDKMIVNGDVIRVFAQRNPAEIPWGELGVDVVLECTGFFTTKEKASAHLKGGAKKVIISAPGGKDVDATIVYGVNQHVLKASDTVISNASCTTNCLAPLVKPLNDAIGLENGLMTTVHAYTNDQVLSDVMHEDLRRARSATHSMIPTKTGAAAAVGLVLPELNGKLDGYAIRVPTINVSLVDLSFIAKRDTTVEEINALMKAAAEGDLKEVLTYQTEPLVSVDFNHNPASSNFDSTLTKVSGRLVKVSSWYDNEWGFSNRMLDTTVALMNAK is encoded by the coding sequence ATGACGATCAAAGTTGCAATCAATGGCTATGGCCGTATTGGCCGTAATGTACTGCGTGCTTTCTACGAAGGCGGCAAAAAACAAGACATCCAGATCGTGGCAATTAACGATCTGGGCGACGCCAAGTCGAACGCCCACCTGACGCGTTACGACACCACCCACGGCAAGTTCCCTGGCACCGTGGAAGTGGACGGCGACAAGATGATCGTCAATGGCGACGTGATCCGTGTGTTCGCGCAGCGCAACCCGGCGGAAATCCCATGGGGCGAGCTGGGCGTGGACGTGGTGCTGGAGTGCACCGGCTTCTTCACCACCAAGGAAAAAGCGTCGGCCCACCTGAAAGGCGGCGCCAAGAAAGTCATCATCTCGGCCCCGGGCGGCAAGGATGTCGACGCCACCATCGTCTACGGCGTCAACCAGCACGTGCTGAAAGCGTCGGATACCGTGATCTCGAACGCCTCGTGCACCACCAACTGCCTGGCCCCGCTGGTCAAGCCGCTGAACGACGCTATCGGTCTGGAAAACGGCCTGATGACCACCGTCCACGCGTACACCAACGACCAGGTGCTGTCGGACGTGATGCATGAAGACCTGCGCCGCGCGCGCTCGGCCACCCATTCGATGATCCCGACCAAGACTGGCGCCGCCGCCGCAGTGGGCCTGGTGCTGCCTGAGCTGAACGGCAAGCTGGACGGCTACGCGATCCGCGTGCCGACCATCAACGTTTCGCTGGTGGACCTGTCGTTCATCGCCAAGCGCGACACCACCGTGGAAGAAATCAACGCACTGATGAAGGCCGCTGCTGAAGGCGACCTGAAAGAAGTGCTGACCTACCAGACCGAACCACTGGTGTCGGTCGACTTCAACCACAACCCGGCGTCGTCGAACTTCGATTCGACCTTGACCAAAGTGTCGGGCCGCCTGGTGAAAGTATCGTCGTGGTATGACAACGAGTGGGGCTTCTCGAACCGCATGCTGGACACCACCGTGGCGCTGATGAACGCCAAGTAA